From Medicago truncatula cultivar Jemalong A17 chromosome 7, MtrunA17r5.0-ANR, whole genome shotgun sequence, a single genomic window includes:
- the LOC120576973 gene encoding uncharacterized protein, protein MRTEFVSGVKNFIEQAIRKPEFTDNGGKLRCSCSKHRNIDFLTPGEVTLDLYKHGFQPSYWCWDSHGESSLSSGSRNANNVNRESTCNQPSSFESQRNNYEAMIVDAIRPENLDQFEPQQEEPPNREAKLFYDLLQSAQRPLWEGCDTHSELSMAVELLTIKSEGNMSQKGFDKLLKTMKKGMRKDNCLVPNFYYAKKLVSKLGMESKVIDCCINGCMLYYKDYEMAKEFRFCHAPRYRVGKGGKELALKSMHYLSITPRLKRLYASENSARHMRWNYEHQQVEGVLEHPSDAKAWKHFDQKYPGFASESRNVRLGLCSDGFTPFGQSASPYSCWPVIVTPYNLPPWMCMSTPYLFLTMIIPGRRNPKSKIDVYLQPFIDELKSLWDEGALTYDVSKKQNFVMRAALMWTINDFPAYGMLSGWMTAGKMACPCCMHHTKAFRLENGGKSSWFDYQRKFLPSDHPFRRNKDGFYKNRVVRSEPPPRLTDEQVWNEVQTMPMIMDNIDEVRIPGYGDKHNWKKRSIFWELPYWSTNLIRHNLDVMHIEKNVFDNVFNTVMDIKGKTKDNIKARMDLKLYCKRKDLELLEHSNGRTIKPKANYTFTLEQKRAICEWVKCLKMPDGYASNLARCVDMKEGKLHGMKSPDCHVFMERLLPIAFSSLLDQTWKAITELSQFFRDLCSTSVRVDDLISLEKNIPIVICKLERIFPPGFFDSMEHLPIHLPYEARVGGPVQYRWMYPFERFLHHLKKKVKNKARVEGSIIESYLIEEISQFCTYYFETSVQSNNTSIGRTGGDHDLAQSLFPIFNLPGRFAGQCKSRFLEDKEFTAAMNHVLINCDEIQPYIEIFAETLRKTHPNMSDEHADKCIEENFAAWLKEYVDNPSNNVLDPNIHALAWGPLRIVKTWPIYFVNGFKFHTKAHSIGKSTMNCGVCVKGTGYGDYENDFYGQLEEIVQIEYPGIPLKKVVLFKCEWFDPTIDRGTRLNKQYGIIQIRHNRHYGKYDPFIIADKAIQVYFAPHPICSRINADWWFVVKTKARGVIEDQQVDDSAYQEDFLDQNMVGISADIDLPATLLDVEGRFDEVDDHELIVNDAMDKDDDDDEEEECWSNCLGLLGLFCLGEARFRGMMFQEWKNYAKNSEYRPKYIPEPVWNQLIHYWASDKNFKNLSVANTTNLASTQGSSIHTAGSISMGEKERRMENETGVKPPMEEVFAICHIRKDKKWVDSRAEHAYKRKAELLEISMSQNQEEEGLSSESHNNMPDDLTIWKEVAPKGKKGKLYGLGSIGTNTSKYTIGSCSNAFKEKNMEQELLKWKEKVKEQERINQEQKQKLEQQQKRIESNESMLATFFEKLNMPLPPNFACATPMQDEPNDVGEASNENNDDNFGFE, encoded by the exons ATGAGAACTGAATTTGTTAGTGGTGTTAAGAATTTTATAGAACAAGCAATTAGGAAACCTGAGTTTACAGATAATGGGGGTAAGCTTAGGTGTTCTTGCAGTAAACATAGAAACATAGATTTCTTAACTCCAGGTGAGGTTACCCTTGATTTGTATAAGCATGGTTTCCAACCAAGCTATTGGTGTTGGGATTCTCATGGGGAGAGTTCTTTAAGCTCAGGTAGTAGAAATGCAAATAACGTGAACAGAGAAAGCACTTGTAACCAGCCGTCAAGTTTTGAGTCACAAAGAAATAACTATGAGGCTATGATTGTTGATGCTATTAGGCCAGAAAATTTGGACCAATTTGAGCCACAACAGGAGGAACCTCCAAACAGGGAAGCCAAACTCTTTTATGATTTGTTACAATCTGCGCAACGACCATTGTGGGAGGGTTGTGATACCCACTCTGAATTATCTATGGCGGTTGAACTGTTGACTATTAAATCTGAGGGGAATATGTCTCAAAAAGGATTTGATAAGCTACTAAAAACTATGAAGAAGGGTATGCGTAAGGATAACTGTCTCGTCCCTAATTTCTACTATGCAAAGAAGTTGGTATCAAAGCTTGGAATGGAAAGTAAAGTAATAGATTGTTGCATCAACGGTTGTATGTTGTACTACAAAGACTACGAAATGGCAAAAGAATTTCGGTTCTGCCATGCTCCAAGGTATAGGGTAGGTAAAGGGGGTAAAGAGTTAGCTTTGAAGAGTATGCATTATCTATCGATCACACCAAGGTTAAAGAGACTATACGCGTCAGAAAATTCTGCACGCCATATGAGATGGAATTATGAGCACCAACAAGTTGAGGGTGTCCTTGAACATCCTTCTGATGCAAAAGCATGGAAGCATTTTGATCAAAAGTATCCAGGATTTGCTTCTGAATCACGCAACGTAAGACTTGGATTATGTTCTGATGGATTTACTCCTTTTGGTCAATCTGCTTCTCCATATTCATGTTGGCCTGTAATAGTGACTCCATACAACCTCCCTCCATGGATGTGTATGTCTACTCcttatttgtttttgacaatGATCATTCCCGGCCGTAGAAATCCCAAAAGTAAGATAGATGTGTATTTACAGCCGTTCATTGATGAGTTAAAGTCATTGTGGGACGAGGGTGCTTTAACCTATGATGtttccaaaaaacaaaatttcgtAATGAGAGCTGCTTTAATGTGGACAATTAATGATTTTCCAGCATATGGAATGTTGTCAGGATGGATGACAGCCGGAAAAATGGCATGTCCTTGTTGTATGCATCACACAAAAGCATTCCGATTGGAGAATGGTGGTAAGTCATCATGGTTTGACTATCAAAGAAAATTCTTGCCAAGTGATCACCCATTTAGAAGAAATAAGGATGGATTTTATAAGAATAGGGTTGTGAGATCAGAACCGCCTCCTAGGTTGACCGACGAACAAGTATGGAATGAAGTTCAGACAATGCCAATGATAATGGACAATATTGATGAAGTTCGAATTCCAGGTTATGGAGATAAACATAATTGGAAAAAACGAAGCATTTTTTGGGAATTGCCTTATTGGAGCACTAACTTGATTCGACACAATCTTGATGTCATGCATATTGAGAAAAATGTATTTGATAATGTGTTTAATACTGTTATGGATATCAAAGGAAAAACTAAAGATAATATAAAGGCAAGAATGGATTTGAAGTTGTATTGCAAGCGCAAGGACTTAGAATTACTTGAACACAGTAATGGGAGGACCATAAAGCCCAAGGCAAACTACACATTTACTCTGGAGCAAAAAAGAGCAATTTGTGAATGGGTAAAATGTTTAAAGATGCCAGATGGATATGCTTCAAACTTGGCTAGATGTGTTGACATGAAGGAAGGAAAGTTACATGGAATGAAAAGTCCTGATTGTCATGTGTTCATGGAACGCTTACTTCCAATTGCTTTTAGCTCATTACTAGATCAAACATGGAAAGCTATAACCGAGCTTAGTCAGTTCTTTAGAGATCTATGCTCAACGTCAGTACGAGTAGATGATCTTATTAGCCTTGAGAAAAATATTCCAATAGTGATATGTAAATTGGAACGCATTTTTCCTCCGGGTTTTTTTGACTCAATGGAACACTTACCCATTCACTTACCATATGAAGCAAGAGTTGGAGGTCCAGTGCAATATAGATGGATGTATCCATTTGAGAG ATTTCTCCATCACCTTAAAAAGAAGGTTAAAAATAAGGCACGTGTTGAAGGATCAATAATTGAGTCATACCTTATTGAGgagatttctcaattttgcaCATATTATTTCGAGACAAGTGTGCAATCCAACAATACTAGCATTGGAAGAACAGGGGGTGATCATGATTTGGCACAATCTTTATTTCCCATTTTTAATTTGCCTGGTAGATTTGCTGGTCAATGCAAAAGTCGTTTTTTGGAGGATAAGGAATTTACTGCTGCCATGAATCATGTATTAATCAACTGTGATGAGATTCAACCCTATATTGA GATCTTTGCTGAGACACTACGAAAAACTCATCCTAATATGAGCGATGAACATGCTGATAAATGCATTGAAGAAAACTTTGCAGCATGGTTAAAAGAATAT GTTGACAATCCTTCAAATAATGTGCTAGATCCAAATATACATGCTTTAGCATGGGGTCCTTTAAGAATTGTAAAAACATGGCCTATTTACTTTGTGAATGGCTTCAAATTTCACACGAAAGCACATTCAATTGGAAAGTCTACTATGAATTGTGGAGTGTGTGTTAAAGGTACGGGCTATGGTGACTATGAAAATGACTTTTATGGTCAACTTGAAGAAATAGTTCAAATTGAATATCCTGGAATACCACTGAAGAAGGTTGTGTTGTTTAAATGTGAGTGGTTTGATCCTACAATTGATAGAGGAACAAGGCTTAATAAACAATATGGAATCATTCAAATTCGACATAATCGACATTATGGGAAGTATGATCCATTTATTATTGCAGATAAGGCAATTCAAGTTTATTTTGCTCCACATCCAATATGCTCTAGGATTAATGCAGATTGGTGGTTTGTAGTCAAAACAAAGGCAAGAGGTGTGATTGAGGATCAACAAGTTGATGACTCTGCATATCAAGAGGATTTTCTGGATCAAAATATGGTTGGCATCTCAGCTGACATAGATTTGCCTGCGACTTTACTAGATGTTGAGGGAAGATTTGATGAGGTTGATGACCATGAGTTGATAGTTAATGATGCCATGGacaaggatgatgatgatgacgaggAGGAGGAG TGTTGGTCTAATTGCCTTGGTTTGTTGGGTCTGTTTTGCTTGGGAGAAGCTAGATTCAGAGGTATGATGTTTCAAGAGTGgaaaaattatgcaaaaaattCTGAATACAGGCCAAAGTACATCCCTGAGCCAGTATGGAATCAATTAATACATTATTGGGCATCTGataaaaattttaagaatttatcAGTGGCAAACACTACAAatcttgcttcaactcaaggtaGCTCCATTCATACTGCTGGTTCTATATCTATGGGTGAGAAGGAACGTAGGATG GAGAATGAAACAGGAGTCAAGCCTCCAATGGAGGAGGTATTTGCTATTTGCCATATCAGAAAGGATAAGAAATGGGTTGATAGTAGAGCTGAGCATGCCTAT AAGAGAAAAGCAGAGCTTTTGGAAATATCTATGTCTCAAAATCAAGAGGAAGAAGGATTGTCTTCCGAAAGCCATAATAATATGCCAGATGACTTGACTATTTGGAAGGAAGTAGCTCCTAAaggtaaaaaaggaaaattatatgGTTTAGGTTCTATAGGAACAAATACTTCGAAGTATACTATTGGTTCATGCTCGAATGCCTTTAAGGAAAAAAACATGGAACAAGAGCTcttaaaatggaaagaaaaggtAAAAGAGCAAGAACGTATAAACCaagagcaaaaacaaaaattagagcAGCAACAAAAAAGAATTGAGTCAAATGAAAGCATGCTTGCAACTTTCTTTGAAAAGTTGAATATGCCATTGCCTCCAAACTTTGCATGTGCGACACCTATGCAAGATGAACCAAATGATGTTGGTGAAGCCTCTAATGAAAACAATGATGATaattttggatttgaatga
- the LOC11442392 gene encoding proteasome subunit beta type-7-B — translation MTKSLDVPPKGGFSFDLCRRNDMLEKKGLKSPSYLKTGTTIVGLVFQDGIILGADTRATEGPIVADKNCEKIHYMAPNIYCCGAGTAADTEAVTDMVSSQLQLHRYHTGRESRVVTALTLLKRHLFNYQGHVSAALVLGGVDITGPHLHTIYPHGSTDTLPFATMGSGSLAAMSVFESKYKESLSRDEGVKLVVESICAGIFNDLGSGSNVDVCVITKGHKEYLRNHLQPNPRTFVNPKGFTFSKKTEVLSTKITPLKENVEVIEGDAMEE, via the exons aTGACGAAATCATTGGATGTTCCTCCAAAGGGTGGATTCAGTTTCGATCTATGCAGAAGAAACGATATGCTTGAAAAGAAGGGTCTTAAATCCCCTTCTTATTTGAAAACTGGTACCACTATTGTTGGTCTAGTTTTTCAG GATGGTATCATTCTTGGAGCCGATACCAGGGCAACTGAAGGACCCATTGTCGCAGATAAAAATTGTGAGAAAATTCATTATATGGCACCAAACATATATTGCTGTGGAGCAGGCACTGCTGCTGATACAGAGGCTGTAACAG ACATGGTTAGCTCACAGCTACAACTGCATCGCTACCATACTGGTAGAGAATCGAGGGTTGTTACAGCACTGACTCTTCTTAAGAGACACCTTTTCAA TTACCAAGGTCATGTCTCAGCTGCCTTAGTTCTTGGTGGGGTTGACATCACTGGACCGCATTTACACACT ATCTATCCACATGGGTCAACTGACACCCTTCCATTTGCTACAATGGGATCGGGTTCACTTGCTGCAATGTCTGTATTCGAGTCTAAATACAAAGAAAGTTTGAGT AGGGATGAAGGAGTTAAGCTAGTCGTTGAGTCGATATGTGCTGGTATATTTAATGACTTGGGAAGTGGAAGTAATGTTGATGTTTGTGTGATAACCAAG GGACATAAGGAATATCTAAGGAATCACCTCCAACCAAATCCTCGTACTTTTGTCAATCCAAAAGGCTTTACCTTCTCCAAAAAGACAG AGGTTCTCTCAACAAAAATTACACCGTTGAAGGAGAACGTCGAAGTAATTGAAGGAGATGCCATGGAAGAGTAG